One window from the genome of Sardina pilchardus chromosome 12, fSarPil1.1, whole genome shotgun sequence encodes:
- the si:ch73-91k6.2 gene encoding alpha-1,6-mannosyl-glycoprotein 2-beta-N-acetylglucosaminyltransferase, producing MFVAQCDKMRFRLLRRNIIAFVLVSLLVLILIYTKLAIVSDKPPETPPQDPNTQATVISKFQYGSVMDMRTSVYDSNFKQVIQNDGKFPGDPEVVIVVQVHNRPAYLKMLIQSLENAADIHKFLIIFSHDYFSQEMADVVQAITFCKVLQIYFPYSRQLYPNEFPGQDPKDCSRDIAKADAIKSGCLNAEHPDSYGHYREASITQTKHHWWWKLHFVWERVHALQGFSGFTIFIEEDNYILPDFYQFFKGMLEHRKSDCPDCDMLALGNHDGLGRFQELSGKLETASWLSTKHNIGMGISREVYYKLMGCNNEYCTYDDYNWDWTLQNLSGTCISKPLKVLVARGSRVLHTGDCGMHKKEACRPEQAQVKVQESLQQGKPAFFPNTLTVTDHGPAQHQPHMKNGGWGDIRDHALCKNYAKRL from the coding sequence atgtttgtagctcaatgtgacaaaatgagatTTAGACTTCTCCGACGAAACATAATTGCCTTTGTGCTCGTCTCCTTACTTGTGCTAATTTTAATATATACCAAACTAGCTATAGTCTCAGATAAACCTCCGGAGACTCCACCTCAGGACCCCAACACCCAAGCCACTGTCATCAGTAAGTTTCAGTATGGATCAGTCATGGACATGCGCACATCAGTATATGACAGTAACTTCAAACAAGTTATTCAGAATGATGGCAAGTTCCCAGGTGACCCCGAAGTGGTCATTGTTGTGCAAGTTCACAACAGACCAGCTTACCTCAAAATGTTAATTCAGTCATTGGAAAATGCTGCAGATATTCACAAGTTTCTGATCATCTTCAGTCATGACTATTTTTCCCAGGAAATGGCCGATGTAGTTCAGGCGATCACCTTCTGCAAGGTTTTGCAAATTTATTTCCCTTACAGCCGACAGCTCTATCCAAATGAGTTTCCTGGACAGGACCCAAAGGACTGTTCACGGGATATAGCCAAGGCTGATGCCATCAAATCAGGATGTCTCAATGCTGAGCACCCAGACTCCTACGGTCATTACCGGGAGGCTTCTATCACACAGACTAAACATCACTGGTGGTGGAAACTTCATTTTGTGTGGGAACGGGTACATGCTCTTCAGGGATTCAGCGGTTTCACCATCTTCATTGAGGAGGACAACTACATCCTCCCTGACTTTTATCAGTTCTTCAAGGGCATGTTAGAGCACAGGAAGTCTGACTGCCCGGACTGCGATATGCTGGCCCTGGGCAACCACGATGGCCTGGGACGCTTTCAGGAATTGTCAGGCAAGCTGGAGACCGCGAGCTGGCTGTCAACGAAGCACAACATTGGCATGGGCATCTCCAGGGAGGTCTACTACAAGTTGATGGGCTGCAACAACGAGTACTGCACCTACGATGACTACAACTGGGACTGGACCCTGCAGAACCTTTCTGGGACGTGCATCTCCAAGCCCCTGAAGGTGCTTGTGGCACGTGGCTCCAGGGTTCTGCATACGGGCGACTGTGGCATGCACAAGAAGGAGGCCTGCCGCCCTGAACAGGCCCAGGTGAAGGTGCAGGAGTCGCTCCAGCAAGGAAAGCCAGCCTTTTTTCCAAATACTCTCACCGTGACAGACCACGGCCCTGCACAGCACCAGCCGCACATGAAAAATGGAGGGTGGGGGGACATCCGGGACCATGCACTATGCAAAAACTATGCCAAACGTCTCTAA